TAGTTTGTTAGAGCAGTTTTGAAGGTACCATGAGGCTAGGGTATCCTGCTTTAGAGAAGGTGTGACTGCTAAGTAAAGTTTATGGTGTGCTATTTTTAGCTGTTAAATGAATGGGAGGGTCAAGGTTACATGTAGGTAGGAATATGTGGTGGGTGAAGCTGAGTTTGAGTGAGAGCTGGGGCATCTCAGATCTGTTTGATGCCCTACTCAGACCTTTATTTTGGTAGTGTCAGCAGAAATTCTCTTAAGACACATCTCCTGTTAACCCTTCAttgccttttttccattgcagCTCTTTGGCCAGTAGCAGCTGTGGAAATTTACACTCCCCGGGTGCTGGAGGCTGTCAATGGGACAGATGTCCGGTTAAAATGCACTTTCTCCAGCTTTGCCCCAGTGGGTGATGCTCTCACGGTGACCTGGAATTTCCGTCCTCGAGATGGGGGCCCTGAGCAGTTTGTAAGTTTGGGGCCCTTGATTAGAAAAATAAGCCAGTCCATTTCTCCTGgcccttttatatttttcttagcgATAAGTACAGGGTAAAGCTGGGGAACAATTCTTGGCACAGAGACAGAACTGAGAGGCTGGTGAAGGGGAAAGCCAGAGATTGTTGCAGGAGAAGTGCAGACCGGGCAGTCAGGCttgctgtttctctttttaagttttttttttttttttttcacgtggaccattttaaaagtctttattggataTGCTCCAATATTGTTTCTGCCTTattgttttggtattttggccacaaggcacgtgggaacttagctccctgaccagggatcaaatccacagcCTGTGCACTGGAAGGTgtttctcttctgctcctgcTGTCTCAGTCTCCCTGCCCAGGTACCGAATAAATCCTTTGGTCATGACTCCTCTCTAGGTTTTCTACTACCATGTGGATCCCTTCAAACCCATGAGTGGGCGTTTCAAGGACCGAGTGGTCTGGGATGGGAACCCTGAGCGGTATGATGTCTCCATCCTCCTCTGGAAGCTGCAGTTTGATGACAATGGGACATATACCTGTcaggtgaagaacccacctgatGTTGATGGACTGATCGGGGAGATCCAGCTCAGCGTCGTGCAGACTGGTAGGTGATGCAGAGACAAGTGTTTTTGAAAAGTATGAGAGCTTGTAGAAAACAGAGGGGCAAAGTTTTGTGATGGCTGAAAGAAGACAGGAAGACCAACTCTTTGGATCtggaaattgcagaggaagagTGAAGAGTCCTGGGGTAAAAAGAGAAAGGCTTTGTTTAGCtgtggaaagaaacagaaaataaggcaAAGGGACCTAGGGAATCGGTTACAAAAATGGCATTGAGATCGTGAAAGGGAGAGGAAGCAACTCTCTGATAAAAGGCTAACAATAAgtccattcatccactcattcagtCACAAGATACTATTGAGTACCTACTCACTGTCCAAAGTGCTTGACatgtactatctcatttaattctcacaatcacTGTTGGAAGTAGATGCCAATAATGGTAGTTATTGTTTATCGAGCCCTTCCCACATGCTAGGAGATTTATGTAACACATctaatctttgttgttgttcagtgctaagtcatgtccaactcttttccaccccatggactgcagcctgccaggcttccctgtccttcactatctcctggagtttgctcaaacttatgtccattgagttggtggtgccatccaaccatctcatcctctgtctaatCTTTACACATATCAATTTACTGTGCTCTTAGTGCTTCCCTCCCCCCTCGTTACTAATGAGGAAACCAATGCTCATACAGGTTAAGTCACTTGTCCAAAGTCATGGAGCAGATAAATGGAATCACTCAGAACTCAAACCCAAGCATCTCTGTCTCCAAAATTGTGCTCCATCTAATGCACTGTATTGCCTGCAGGCCTAGAAAGGACAACCTGGAAAACTGCCagataacaaaaagaaaagaccacAAAACTTAAGAGTTGTAAATTTGGGTCTGAGTCACTGCTACAGTTTATCAgctgtaaatacatttttttcttctgtaaagtgAGAATAATAGAGCTAAGATTATGATGAGGATAAAAATgacataataaaagtaaaaatcccCAAAGTCTGAATTGTACTGAAAATTAGAATAGCTACCATATACTGAAAGTATTATGTGCAGGCACAGCGtggaataatttaaataagcaatttaattttttataagaaCTCAAGAAATGAGTATTGTTACCTTTACTTTATAcattgaagaaactgaggctcaaaaaaaAGTTAACTACCCAAGTCACATAGGAGCTGGTATTTTAACCTAGCTGTCTTTGGTGTATTCTCTTAACCAACACGTTACTATCCAAAACATAAAAGCCTGTAAAATGGTATGAATTCCCCCTTTCAGTCCTAGTATCATCCTTCAAGGTCCTATCAATagagagctgtgtgaccttggagaagtcaTTTGAATGTTGAAAGAAGTAATGTAGTATCTTTGGATCTGTTTCTTCTTTGCAAAATGAACAGGTAGATAAGAACCCACGGGTCTTAAACATACTAGGATGACTACTCTGAGGACCTAATGAAAGCCATAACCCCTATTTACCACAAACAAGGCACACAATCTGACATGGATTTTGTGGGTTTGTTCTCCTTCACcacactccccctgccccccccttCCTTTACAGACTCGAGGCTGGGGAACCCCTGGGCTAGATATTCGCTAATGTCTTTTCTAGCTCTGTAggttttttgaaatttaaataagaaatcaaCCTCAAAATCAAGAGACCCAGCCTTCACAGTCTCTAACCTTGTTTAGGGACCCTTCCCTCTGGGTTCTCTTACATCATCGATCCACTCGACTACAGTTACTTGTCTCTCCTTCCTGTGGGTATCAGTTCCTTGAAGGTAATGTCTTTTCTGGCTTTGTATTTCCACTAAAGTGCTAGAACATAATAAGCTCTTAATAAACCTGAATAAATGACTGACTGAATGACAGAAGTGAGGATTCAGGGAGAAATAAACACTGAATTTGATTAGGTCAGCAATAACCTTACCCCATTAGCTAGGTTACCTGccccagtgattctcaaattttttgcgtgcatcagaatcacctggaggacaAGTTAaaacagattgctgggccccaccTATAATTGGGTagatctggggtggggcctgatgGAACTCGCCTTTCGAAGTTAAGTCATTCTGTAGCTGCTCCTCCTAGGACCatagtttgagaaccactgaagtGTCTGTATGGCTTTCCTATTGCTACCAGAGTTTACACAGTTAATATGGTAgaagaaaggaatatttcattTGGTGAAAACACATCCCTATTATATCTTTAGATTTCATCACAGTCCTCTTCAGAATCCCAACTTGATCTTTTCTCCTTACAGTACGCTTCTCTGAGATCCACTTCCTGGCTCTGGCCATCGGCTCCGCCTGTGGACTTATGGTCATAATAGTAATTGTGGTGGTCCTCTTCCAGCATTTCCGGAAAAAGCGACGGGCTGAAAGAGCTCATAAAGTGGTGGAGATAAAATCGTAAGGCTGGGCAGTTCTGGAAAAGTCTTCTAACACTGTTTTATGGCAACTGTTGGTATTTTATAGCGGGGATAAATCATTCTTGAACAAATGTCCTTTCTTTTGGGTAGAATTCAAATCCACAGGATGGATAAATTAGGGTGTGAATCAGTAACTTTAGCCGTTTCTGtataaaatacagttgatttacactgtgttagtttcaggtgtaaagtgattcaattatttacatatatacatatattctttttcagacccaattcccttataggttattacaaaatagtgagtgtatttccctgtgctatacagtaggtccttgttggttcactattttatacattatagtgtgtatatgttagtcccaaactcctaatttacccctcccccaccctgtcaCCCTTGGTAGCTGTAAGTTTGTTTCCTCTGGGGTATTTAGTTTCTTAATTTTAGGAAAGATTTCATCATAGGCTTTCTTTACTATGTAGGATTTGATATACAAAAAGTTGCTTATGTAAAGCTTTTCTAGGATATTCCTTCCTTTAAATGTAAAGCATACATTTCTAAGAACCACTGGGCTGTCCGCAGGGCCTCTGAATCAGTGCCCAGGAAAGACAGCCATGCTGATGTGaggtacattatatatatatatatatattttttttttagataaaatttacatataataaaattcattatttaatgTTCACAAAGTTGTGTAACCATTACcgctaattccagaatatttgcATCACTTCCAAAAGGAACGCCATACCTTTGAGCCATCACTCCCCAGCTTCCTCTCCCACCTGCCCCTGACAACTACCAgtcaatctgctttctgtctctatggattcgCCTGTTCTGGACAGTTCATGTAAAGGGAATCATATAACATgtgaccttttaaaaaagttacatttttgtaatttgaaaaaaaattattttattttttattattttaaaaaatatgtgaccttttatgtctggcttctttgacttagtATAAGGCTTTCAAGGTTCAACCATGTTATAGTatgtcattcctttttgtggcttcATTATATTCCATCGTATACATATACcatgtttaaaaaaagtatttattttttaatttatttggctgtgtcaggtattagttgtggcacataggaaCTTTGCTCACAGCATGagaggcttctctagttgcaggcacataggcttagttgccccagggcatggggcatcttagttccccaaccaggggttgaacccatgtccccttcattggaaggcaaattcttaaccactgagccgctagggaagtccccacaatTTGTTATTTCAttcaattgatggacatttaaaatttccccactttttgactaGTAGGattaatgctactatgaacattcatCTACAAGTTTCTGTGTAGgcatatgttttcaattttctggaGTATATAaacaggagtggaattactgggatATATAGTAACTCTATCTTACCTTCTTGAGGAATTGCTGGACTATTTTCCAAAACAGCTGCACCATTTCATATTCCtgccagcaatgtatgagggttccagtttttCTACACCCTCAACAATACTTGTATTGCCTGTccttttgattatagccatctagtgtgtgtgaagtggtatctcattaagctttgaattgtatttttctaatgactaatgatgttgggcatctttccatgtgtttactGGCTATTTTAATATCTAATTTGGAAATATTCAAATATGTTACATATTTGaagttttgaatatttgaaaCCATTTCCAAGTtagggtatttgtctttttattgctaagtttTTAAGGTCTTTATATTTTTTGGAGTATACAAAAGCACCTTGTTAGATTAAgggtttgcaattattttctcccattctgtggattgccTTTCCATTATCGTGACTGATGTCCTTTGCAGCACAAAagttcttctaagagttttacagttcttatatttaggtctttgattctttttttattattatttttgattcatttttaattaatgaatttttaattcatttaattaattctTGTATATGGTGTGAAGTAGGAGCCCAAATTCATTCTCTCACAGTGTAATTTTTTTCAGctgtcccagcatcatttgtttctttccctcaagaaatatttacaatAGTAAACAGAACTGATTTTTAAGGAGCTTAATGAACCCAACTCTGAGCTGATTTGAATAGAATACAATTGATAAACATGACTTCTAGGtcagtctttgtttttgtttgttttggttttaattttatgctttttacttttttgaatcaGAAGTAGAATTAGAATACTAATGCTAAACTAAAGTGTCTGTTTTAAATACCGGGAGTTCCCAAATGATATTCCCCTCTAGAAATATTCTGAAAAGGGTCACGTGGAGGCATGAGTATTATTAGTTAGACAGTACTAGTGGTTTAGTGCTCTGTAAGCGTGATCTACTCCCAGGTGCATATACTTCCCCAAATTTGGGGGAATATATATAACCTGAAAGTTTGTATGATTTGCCTCCCTTGTTCCTTGTCTTGTTCTCCTGACATTGGTTTCTGCTTCTATGttacagaaaagaagaagaaaagctcaACCAGGAAAAAAAGGCTTCTATTTCTTTAGAATACACAGACTAACATTCTCACATGGTAAGTTTCACAGTTGGTTGCTTTCTTTCCTTAGCTTACTTGCACGTTTAATCTCTACTGTAGATCTCCTAGATGATATGATTGTTAGGTGTTTCCTGTATGAAATGAGAGGAGCTGGGCAGAGAGATaaaagtcttttcttgtgttatgGATGGCTTTCCCTTTGAGTGTGTTTTGTGCAAAGGACTAGAAAGCTAGAACCTCCTATCATTAAAGCTGAGAATTCTATGATTATTTGAAGCTTTGGGGTTATATTTACCACCCTTAAGAATAATAAATTAACTTTCAATatgtaagtaaattttttttaatgaaagaattaatatttgcttttttcttttcttttcttgtaaactAATCATGGCAGTTAAGAGTGACTCAATAGATATGCTTGACATTTTGACAAGAGAACTTCTATATTCTTTGGAACTGATTTCAACTCCTCTCATTTAGTTATTGGGATTATGAACCCAATTTTAGTGGTGTGTAAttgtgttttttcagtttttaggTTTATTAGGCTTAAAAGGTAGGTTGATTTAATATGATTATAATTTCTATTCCCTGAAGTTGATCCATTATTATCATTTGCAAAAAGAGCCACAGTTTTACACCCTAAAGCTCCAGTGAAAGTTCACAAGAATTTATACaaaaagaatatggagaaaaatgaTTCTATTGTAAACCTAGGGGAAAAAATTGGTATCACAGAGATTTTTACCAagggctatttttaaaattaagcagaTTTTCTAAGTCAGGGGCATGGAAAATAAAGACAGAGGCTGTTTAAGATTCAAAGAAATTTAAGAGAGTGATACAATCAAGTGTAGTGTATGATCTCTGATTGGATGGATACTAGTCTGAATGAACTAGTTGTAAAAAGAGTTGGGGGTACAACTGGGAaagttttaatatgaaaaatgtcAATATGGATAATATTAGAGAgttatcattaatttttattaggtaTAATAAAGATATTGTGCTTACACAGGAAGACATCcgtattttaaaaatgcatattggAGTACTTATGGGTAAAATGTcagtaatttgttttaaaaactctaGCCCCCCcccatatatattatttatagcaGGTACAATTTATAGCTATACAATTAAGTGAGAGTGTATTCTACACACtgacttctttgcttttctgtatatttgattttctttattataaaggggttgggaggagacagagagagaatgtatgtatgtgagtaAGCAGATATTGATCATCCAAGGGTCTAGGGAAGGAAGGGACTATGAGTTAAGGACACTGACCCTGAGAACTATGTAATAAAGatcaggaaattttttaaaaagttaaattaggAGAGGACAAATATacttaagaatatttttcttcacaaTGGAAAATAGATCTagtaatatatatgtaacatGTCAGGTACTCCTATTGCACTGTTGCTAAATGCATTATCCATTTAAATTCTGCTTTGTATTTCAGGAAGCTGAATATTTCCCAGAACAAGAACCCTATGATAAGCTGGAGTTAATGGAAGCTTTGCTTTGGCTTTTCCAGTTGTGACCTGTCTTCCAACCAGCGCTGCAGTATATAACCACCTAGATGAGCAACGTTCCTCTGAAGTCAGCATAGGGC
This sequence is a window from Odocoileus virginianus isolate 20LAN1187 ecotype Illinois chromosome 10, Ovbor_1.2, whole genome shotgun sequence. Protein-coding genes within it:
- the MPZL2 gene encoding myelin protein zero-like protein 2 isoform X2 is translated as MYGQSPTRAVLFLLGVQLTALWPVAAVEIYTPRVLEAVNGTDVRLKCTFSSFAPVGDALTVTWNFRPRDGGPEQFVFYYHVDPFKPMSGRFKDRVVWDGNPERYDVSILLWKLQFDDNGTYTCQVKNPPDVDGLIGEIQLSVVQTVRFSEIHFLALAIGSACGLMVIIVIVVVLFQHFRKKRRAERAHKVVEIKSKEEEKLNQEKKASISLEYTD
- the MPZL2 gene encoding myelin protein zero-like protein 2 isoform X1, which codes for MYGQSPTRAVLFLLGVQLTALWPVAAVEIYTPRVLEAVNGTDVRLKCTFSSFAPVGDALTVTWNFRPRDGGPEQFVFYYHVDPFKPMSGRFKDRVVWDGNPERYDVSILLWKLQFDDNGTYTCQVKNPPDVDGLIGEIQLSVVQTVRFSEIHFLALAIGSACGLMVIIVIVVVLFQHFRKKRRAERAHKVVEIKSASESVPRKDSHADVRKEEEKLNQEKKASISLEYTD